One Nicotiana tomentosiformis chromosome 4, ASM39032v3, whole genome shotgun sequence genomic window carries:
- the LOC138910544 gene encoding uncharacterized protein yields the protein MGVGESSGVSFNTFQIIGVAYQWWRAYELGSPAEATSLTWTQFSGMFLREYVPQSLRDAWRVEFERMRQGSMTVLEYAVRFSDLTRHAPALVATVRERVRRFIEGLHPSIRLSVARELEMDISYQQVLSIPRRLEGMLA from the coding sequence atgggtgtagGGGAGtcaagtggggtttcttttaatACATTCCAGATTATAGgagtagcctatcagtggtggcgtgcttatgagttgggtagtccggctgaggcaacttcacttacatggactcagttctcaggcatgttcttgagggagtatgttccccagagtctcagagatgcatggcgcgtggagtttgagcggATGCgacagggttctatgactgtgttggagtatgcagttcgcttcagtgatttgacccgacatgcaccagccttggttgctacagttcgagagagggtccgTCGGTTTatcgagggactccaccccagtatcaggcttagcgtggccagggagttggagatggatatttcttaccagcaggtttTGAGTATtcctaggagattggagggtatgcttgcttga